A region of the Drosophila kikkawai strain 14028-0561.14 unplaced genomic scaffold, DkikHiC1v2 scaffold_164, whole genome shotgun sequence genome:
TCGAGACCacgaattgggattgcctgaTTGTTTTCCTGTGCTCGTCCAAGTTGCCAAAACTAACTTTGGCTCTTTGGGAACAGTCCCTGCTAAGTAAGTCAGAGATTCCACTCTGGACTGAATTCCAGGCTTTCTTAAAAGATCGTCATCGAACGCTTGAGGCGATTGAGGAGTTCAAGCCAAACGCGAGCGTTCAATCCAGGGCACTGAGGGCTGACAATAGCTCGCGGTCGATCCAGACCTTCGAAAACAGAGTTACGGTAAACCCGCAATCCTGCAAACTCTGCGCACAGGAGAACCATCCAGTCCGATTATGTCCTCTATTCTTACGCATGTCAGTCGCAGATCGAGAGAAACATGTAAAACAGCAGAAGTTGTGCTTAAACTGTTTCGCAAGAACGCATCTGCTCCGGGATTGCAACAGTACGCATAATTGCTACACCTGCAATGGACGTCACAATTCTCTCCTGCATCGAAGCACCCCTCTGCCAGTCCATTCAGTGGTTATGCCTGACCAACAGTCCCATCCATCCACAGCAACCCAGCAAcatatacagtccactccatcgACGAGTCAAGCGAATGTGCAAACGTTTCTTGCCGTTAACACGCAAGGGGTCCTACTGAGTACGGCATTGATAGAagtttgccatttgggcatAAAATACTCAGCACGGGCACTCATTGACTCAGGTTCCGAGGCAACCTTCATCTCAGAACGGTTGTTCAACCTAATTAAGTTGCCGTATGAGTCCATTCAGGCCCAAGTTTCGGGGGTCAACCTTTCCGTTGCCGCTCAGCCTCGTAAGAGGTGTCAACTCATCATAGGTTCTTCCGTCAAGCCCCATATCCAGATTGAAACTTGTGCATACGTGTTACCCCAGTTAGCTGGTAATCTCCCATCCTACACTCTACCAGAGGCCTCATTAAAGGATCTTCCACCGTTGCAACTAGCAGATCCAAATTTCTTCCGAAGCTCGCAGATTGACGTGCTTATTGGTGCCGATATCCTGCCATCGATCCTCCTAAGCGGCTCCCATTCCAATATTTGTGGAACACTCCTGGGTCAAGAGACCATATTCGGGTGGATTCTTTGCGGTCCGATTGCAGCGAGTCCCACAAGCAGAATCTGCTCCTTTTCAGCCCGATTAGCAGTCAAGGAATCCAAACTAGACAGCAtcctcacaaaattttgggaggtggaggatgtTCCAGTGAAGCTGGTTAAGGAATCCACCTCGGTTTGCGAGGAGAACTTTATCCGATCCACCAAAAGAAGTGAGGAGGGAAGATATGTTGTTTCGTTGCCCTTTAAAGAGCCGGACAATATTAAGCTTGGACATTCCAGACCCATCGCACTAGCTCAGTACCTCCGAAACGAAGTGCGATTAAGTAAAGATCTTCCATTGAAGGAGCAGTATGACTCAGTCATTCGAGAGTACTTAGACTTAGGTCATATGCACCAAGTCTCCCCTGACGACTCTAGCAGTTTTTATCTGCCTCATCACGCTGTCTTCAAACCAGATAGCACCACGACGAAGGTTCGCGTCGTGTTCAATGCTTCCAATCCCTCATCAAACGGGAACAGCCTCAAtgatatccttcatgcggggcCTGTACTACAGTCCGATCTGACTATTCAGATTCTAAAATGGCGTTTCTTTAAGTATGTTTTTAATGCGGACATAACAAAGATGTATCGGCAAATCCGGGTCAATCCTGATCACACGCGCTTTCAGAGAATCTTATTCCGCAACAAATACGGTGAGCTCTGTGACTATGAACTCGACACAGTCACCTTCGGCGTAAATTGTGCGCCCTTCCTGGCCATCAGAGTGCTTCAGCAGTTGGCTCAGGACATCCGAGGCCAATATCCTTTGGCCAGCGACATCATTTCGAACTTCATGTACGTGGACGATGTGCTCGCAGGGGCTCACACTCGGCAGTCGGCAGCTTTAGCCATTAAAGAGCTTCGGCTGGCTCTCGAGAGTGCCGGTTTTCCACTGCGCAAGTGGACCTCAAACGAAAGGAGACTTCTACAAGCGATTCCGAGGGAACATTTGGTCAGTGCAGACTTCCTTGAGCTGGAAGATGCCAGCACGGCGAAAACTCTTGGGATCCGTTGGCAAGCTACATCCgatagtttcttttttgttccaATGGTGATCTCCCTGCAACCTGCCTACACCAAACGAGAGGTTTTGTCTCAAATAGCCAAACTGTTCGACCCGGCAGGGTGGTTATCGCCTTTCGTAATCCGAGCCAAGATTTTCATGCAGGAAATTTGGCTGCGGGAGCTAGGCTGGGATCAGCCACTCCCCACCGACCTTGTGACCAAGTGGCAAGAGTTTTTGAAAGGGTATCCGACCCTGAGGGAAATTCGTATTCCGAGGTGGGTGCGTTTCCATCCTGCTGCCAAGGTGCAGTACCATGCGTTTTGCGATGCGTCACAGGACGCGTATGGGGCTGCTATTTTCGTCCGAGTCGAAACGGCTGACGGCTGTTGTGCCCATTTGCTGGCATCCAAGACCAGAGTCGCTCCCGTCAGGTCCATCTCCATACCCCGCCTGGAGTTGTGCGGAGCAGTGCTGCTCACTGAGCTAGCAGCATCAGTAATTTCCGAATTGCCTCCTAAAGCTTATGAGATTTTTTATTGGACAGACTCTACTATAGTTCTTGCATGGCTAGGCAAGCCAGCATGCACCTGGACGACATTCGTGGCCAACAGGGTCGCAAAGATCGAACAGCGTACCAACGAAAGCAAATGGGGCCATGTACGATCCGAAGACAATCCAGCTGATCTGGCAAGCCGAGGCGTCTCGCCCCAAGAGCTTAAGGACAGCACACTTTGGTGGCACGGGCCGGCTTGGCTACCACTCAAGCAGGAGCAGTGGCCGAGTGAACCACTGGTTAATCCAGAAACCGAGATGGAGCAACGGCCTATTAAATGTCACAGTGCCACAGTGCCGCCAGCAGTGGATATCCTAGAGCGGTTTTCAACCTTCGACAGGGCGCTGCGGGTTCTAGCATACGTGATCCGTTTTGCGAAAAGTTGCAAAAAGGAAGATATACCCCCATCGTCAGCACTCACTTCGGCGGAGTTGTCTGACGTGCAAGAGCGGTTAATCGTGTTCACTCAAAAGAATGAGTTTCCCGTCGAATATAAGGCTTTAAGTAACAAGCAGCAAATTCCAGCCTCAAGTACCATTTCTAACCTAAACCCCTTTCTTGACAGAAAGGGGGTC
Encoded here:
- the LOC138929353 gene encoding uncharacterized protein; translation: MENGDGEEPKPRLTVSTAEASSRGRATSESSVPSESENPSRSKSPLATTTPRKSTSTSLEVLPPAPSTKAAKSVVSSQVTRATERRAQAEGDKALVKFTTITDRMGQFEARFNTPTDQGPSIHTSRVRLEQIRALWDKVEREYETCSEVLASQNCKDTITVMQSKYDYCYTVYERCAANLNEIIENSRAPQSVQSSNLTQSQGGCRLPPVECEVFNGDYVQWPTFRDLFSAIYRPQQEFNMENGDGEEPKPRLTVSTAEASSRGRATSESSVPSESENPSRSKSPLATTTPRKSTSTSLEVLPPAPSTKAAKSVVSSQVTRATERRAQAEGDKALVKFTTITDRMGQFEARFNTPTDQGPSIHTSRVRLEQIRALWDKVEREYETCSEVLASQNCKDTITVMQSKYDYCYTVYERCAANLNDIIENSRAPQSVQSSNLTQSQGGCRLPPVECEVFNGDYVQWPTFRDLFSAIYVRNPRLSEVEKLFHLNAKTSGEAKSIVALSPLTNDGFESAWRNLQNRFENKRLLVNSQLKILFNLPSVAQECGKSLKHLESTIQGCLTALQLARVETTNWDCLIVFLCSSKLPKLTLALWEQSLLSKSEIPLWTEFQAFLKDRHRTLEAIEEFKPNASVQSRALRADNSSRSIQTFENRVTVNPQSCKLCAQENHPVRLCPLFLRMSVADREKHVKQQKLCLNCFARTHLLRDCNSTHNCYTCNGRHNSLLHRSTPLPVHSVVMPDQQSHPSTATQQHIQSTPSTSQANVQTFLAVNTQGVLLSTALIEVCHLGIKYSARALIDSGSEATFISERLFNLIKLPYESIQAQVSGVNLSVAAQPRKRCQLIIGSSVKPHIQIETCAYVLPQLAGNLPSYTLPEASLKDLPPLQLADPNFFRSSQIDVLIGADILPSILLSGSHSNICGTLLGQETIFGWILCGPIAASPTSRICSFSARLAVKESKLDSILTKFWEVEDVPVKLVKESTSVCEENFIRSTKRSEEGRYVVSLPFKEPDNIKLGHSRPIALAQYLRNEVRLSKDLPLKEQYDSVIREYLDLGHMHQVSPDDSSSFYLPHHAVFKPDSTTTKVRVVFNASNPSSNGNSLNDILHAGPVLQSDLTIQILKWRFFKYVFNADITKMYRQIRVNPDHTRFQRILFRNKYGELCDYELDTVTFGVNCAPFLAIRVLQQLAQDIRGQYPLASDIISNFMYVDDVLAGAHTRQSAALAIKELRLALESAGFPLRKWTSNERRLLQAIPREHLVSADFLELEDASTAKTLGIRWQATSDSFFFVPMVISLQPAYTKREVLSQIAKLFDPAGWLSPFVIRAKIFMQEIWLRELGWDQPLPTDLVTKWQEFLKGYPTLREIRIPRWVRFHPAAKVQYHAFCDASQDAYGAAIFVRVETADGCCAHLLASKTRVAPVRSISIPRLELCGAVLLTELAASVISELPPKAYEIFYWTDSTIVLAWLGKPACTWTTFVANRVAKIEQRTNESKWGHVRSEDNPADLASRGVSPQELKDSTLWWHGPAWLPLKQEQWPSEPLVNPETEMEQRPIKCHSATVPPAVDILERFSTFDRALRVLAYVIRFAKSCKKEDIPPSSALTSAELSDVQERLIVFTQKNEFPVEYKALSNKQQIPASSTISNLNPFLDRKGVLRASGRLQASDMLSYDEKHPIIIPARCRFAKLQALFTHRISLHGGNQLMVRLIRSKFWIPKLQRLVKHTIHSCRVCVIHKKNLQRQLMGDLPRARSSFSRPFTHTGMDFAGPFDIKSYVGRACKITKGYVCVFVCFSTKAIHLEATSDLTTEKFLAAFSRFSARRGCPQHVYSDNGKTFVGASTSLSRDFIESTRTLILSKHSLQNLAWHFNPPGAPHMGGLWEAGVKSFKAHFYKYTAAGKYTFEELATLLAKIEACLNSRPISPMSEDPTDLVALSPGHFLIGGPLLAVSEPLIEENPISIINRWRRLKALHQQFCVRWKEEYLKELHKRNKWKFPSRDLQAGDMVVIKEESLPANEWRLGRIQLVCPGADGKIRVYNGSNDPPKSSSLIRVQCIQMSSLQGSPRSEGLPAVSPTAGCEAAPRGTH